A genome region from Brassica oleracea var. oleracea cultivar TO1000 chromosome C2, BOL, whole genome shotgun sequence includes the following:
- the LOC106325127 gene encoding cytochrome P450 71B37-like produces the protein MATIWFLSLLFVTILLLAAFKRKKQQRRPPSPPGLPIIGNLHQLGELPHQSLWKLSKKYGPVMFLKLGRVPTVVVSSSETAKQALKIHDLHCCSRPSLAGPRELSYNYLDIAFAPYDDYWKEVKKLCVQEVFSPKRVHTMQPIRDEEVKKLIDIVAKSAQEKTPVNLSEKFLSLTVGVICRAAFGVSFHGTVLNSDRFDKFINEAFLFLGSFSASDFFPNGGWIVDRLTGLQGRRERSVRDLDAFYEQMFDLHKEEKEKGREDFVDLLLRFQKEESVLGYGKLTRNHVKAILMNVLIGGIGTSAITMTWAMTELMRNPRAMKKVQSEIRNQIGNKSVITLDDIEKLHYLKMVVKETWRLHPPAPLIVPREVMSEFQINGYQIQPKTRLYVNVWAIGRDPDTWKDPDMFLPERFIDNNIDPKGQSFELLPFGAGRRLCPAIYMGTSMVEFGLANMLFHFDWKLPEGMEVEDIDMEESPGLNVSKKNELLLVPVKYVI, from the exons ATGGCTACTATTTGGTTTCTATCACTTCTCTTCGTCACTATTCTTCTTCTCGCCGCCTTTAAACGCAAGAAGCAGCAACGAAGACCACCATCTCCACCTGGTTTACCGATCATCGGAAACTTACACCAGCTCGGAGAGTTACCGCATCAATCCCTATGGAAACTCTCCAAAAAGTACGGTCCTGTGATGTTTCTGAAGCTTGGAAGAGTCCCAACTGTAGTAGTCTCTTCCTCTGAAACAGCTAAACAAGCTCTGAAAATTCATGACCTCCATTGTTGTAGCCGTCCAAGCTTAGCAG GGCCAAGAGAGCTCTCTTACAATTATCTGGATATTGCTTTTGCTCCCTATGATGATTACTGGAAAGAAGTCAAGAAACTGTGTGTGCAAGAAGTCTTTAGTCCTAAACGAGTTCACACGATGCAACCCATCAGGGACGAGGAAGTCAAGAAGCTGATAGACATAGTCGCCAAATCAGCTCAAGAGAAAACACCAGTTAACTTGAGCGAGAAGTTTCTTTCTTTAACCGTTGGCGTGATTTGCAGGGCAGCATTTGGTGTGAGTTTCCATGGAACTGTACTCAACAGCGATAGATTCGACAAGTTCATCAACGAGGCATTTTTGTTTCTTGGGAGCTTCTCTGCCTCGGATTTTTTCCCAAACGGCGGCTGGATCGTCGACCGGCTCACCGGCTTACAAGGGAGGAGAGAGAGGAGTGTGAGAGATCTTGATGCTTTTTATGAACAAATGTTTGATTTGCATAAAGAGGAAAAAGAGAAAGGTAGGGAAGATTTTGTGGATCTGCTCTTGAGATTTCAGAAAGAAGAATCTGTTCTTGGATATGGGAAGCTCACAAGAAACCATGTCAAAGCAATCTTAATG AATGTTCTTATTGGGGGCATAGGCACTTCTGCAATAACAATGACATGGGCAATGACAGAACTTATGAGAAACCCTAGAGCAATGAAGAAGGTTCAATCCGAAATAAGAAATCAAATTGGGAACAAGTCAGTGATAACCTTGGATGACATAGAGAAGCTCCACTATCTGAAAATGGTAGTCAAAGAAACATGGAGGCTACACCCTCCAGCACCTCTTATAGTTCCAAGAGAAGTAATGTCTGAATTTCAGATCAATGGCTACCAGATTCAACCCAAGACACGGCTTTATGTGAATGTTTGGGCTATAGGGCGTGATCCTGATACCTGGAAAGATCCAGATATGTTTCTCCCTGAAAGATTTATTGATAACAACATTGACCCAAAAGGGCAGAGTTTTGAGTTGTTGCCATTTGGGGCTGGCAGGAGACTATGTCCAGCAATATACATGGGGACATCAATGGTGGAGTTTGGTCTTGCTAATATGTTGTTTCATTTTGACTGGAAATTACCAGAAGGCATGGAGGTTGAAGATATCGACATGGAAGAGTCTCCTGGACTAAATGTGAGCAAGAAAAATGAACTTTTACTTGTTCCTGTGAAGTATGTAATATAA
- the LOC106324348 gene encoding uncharacterized protein LOC106324348: MSSNGKLTLSGDPSSKKQRGVGADSFPGTNKSIGKHGGSSGLSIGDPYSKKSKGDASVSSPGLKKPIGAAGESSGVPTGVSNLKKANGPIVERAKSDLSSGVRGKADVSSDVRGKAIVSTNVGEVMFFKDVKFGPHEGEVRFRLIHFWEARNVLTKILLGLEMILIDEEGTVIQGFISSARIETYLPHMTVGGIYRLNNFFGSRHKTLYRVAEPSVVITFSSTSALSVLENSLVCFPDDRFRFHGYEEFNAACDLKGDLYDYVGHIKLVNGQVLNDSLVLDESEIASTRRVLLHVQTHEGPVMKLYLWDKAAFDFSEKFKASGGTAKVILVTTLNPKCFGGALSLSSMAPSRVFMDSDVQATRDYFTWLVSNSDVANRVDADVVTKTETVTICELFSYMKQAAAKVAWFECIATVADAVHGSSWYYIGCGVCHTKATKGPTTLMCKKCGKSDIVGVAQFLAKISGYDKSDQAFFANESVGDDHIVPVAQALSDTIGQTRKFIVKVSNHNLTGKTQSLTVTKVLLSDDPELEGELEEDSIIPAAQKTLDDGGAEDDPSMDSKGEKVKRAAENDEADAPKRAKCG, encoded by the exons ATGAGTTCGAACGGAAAATTGACGTTGTCCGGTGATCCGAGTTCGAAGAAACAAAGAGGTGTTGGGGCTGACTCCTTTCCCGGAACGAACAAGTCCATCGGCAAACACGGTGGCTCTTCGGGCCTCTCGATCGGCGATCCCTATTCGAAAAAATCCAAAGGCGATGCGTCTGTCTCTTCTCCCGGTCTGAAAAAACCCATCGGCGCGGCGGGTGAATCTTCCGGCGTCCCCACCGGCGTATCTAACTTGAAGAAAGCTAATG GTCCGATAGTTGAAAGGGCGAAGTCAGATTTATCCTCCGGCGTTAGGGGCAAAGCCGATGTCTCCTCTGACGTCAGGGGTAAAGCTATTGTCTCCACCAACGTTGGGGAAGTGATGTTCTTCAAAGATGTGAAATTCGGTCCTCATGAAGGCGAGGTGAGGTTTCGGTTGATCCACTTTTGGGAAGCTCGAAATGTTCTGACGAAGATTCTTCTCGGTCTCGAGATGATTCTCATCGACGAAGAG GGAACTGTTATCCAGGGCTTCATCTCATCTGCAAGGATTGAAACCTATTTGCCACACATGACAGTGGGTGGCATTTACAGACTCAACAATTTTTTCGGGTCTAGACATAAGACTTTGTACCGAGTAGCTGAGCCAAGTGTCGTTATCACCTTCTCATCGACATCCGCTCTCTCTGTTCTGGAGAACAGTCTGGTATGTTTCCCTGATGACCGTTTCCGGTTCCATGGATATGAAGAATTCAATGCTGCCTGCGACTTGAAAGGAGATCTCTATG ATTATGTTGGCCACATCAAGCTTGTGAATGGGCAGGTTCTCAATGACAGTCTCGTGCTAGATGAATCTGAGATAGCTTCAACTCGCCGCGTTTTGCTTCATGTGCAAACACATGA AGGCCCCGTTATGAAGCTATACCTATGGGACAAAGCTGCTTTCGACTTCAGTGAAAAATTTAAAGCATCTGGAGGAACTGCAAAAGTTATTTTAGTCACCACACTAAACCCGAAATGTTTTGGAG GTGCCCTATCTCTATCTTCCATGGCCCCATCACGGGTATTCATGGACAGTGATGTCCAAGCAACCCGAGATTATTTCACTTG GTTGGTCTCAAACTCAGATGTCGCCAACAGAGTTGATGCAGACGTTGTCACTAAGACTGAAACAGTGACCATATGCGAACTCTTTTCTTATATGAAGCAAGCAGCTGCCAAG GTTGCTTGGTTTGAGTGCATAGCGACCGTTGCTGATGCTGTGCACGGTTCAAGCTGGTATTACATAGGCTGCGGTGTGTGTCACACTAAGGCAACCAAAGGGCCTACCACCCTTATGTGTAAGAAGTGTGGGAAGAGTGATATTGTCGGTGTTGCACA GTTTCTAGCCAAGATCTCTGGGTACGATAAGAGTGACCAGGCGTTTTTT GCCAATGAGAGTGTAGGAGATGATCACATAGTTCCAGTGGCTCAAGCTCTGTCTGATACCATAGGACAGACTCGCAAGTTCATTGTGAAAGTATCAAATCACAATTTGACTGGCAAGACCCAATCTTTGACTGTGACAAAGGTGCTCCTTTCAGACGATCCAGAACTTGAAGGCGAGTTGGAGGAAGATTCGATTATCCCAGCCGCCCAGAAAACTTTGGATGATGGAGGTGCTGAGGATGATCCTTCCATGGACTCTAAGGGCGAAAAGGTGAAAAGAGCTGCTGAAAATGATGAAGCAGATGCTCCTAAACGAGCCAAATGTGGCTAG
- the LOC106321121 gene encoding cytochrome P450 71B34-like, producing the protein MVDISLVSLLSLIFLLLAAIKYKNRRLHQRRPPSPPGFPIIGNLHQIGELPHLSLWRLSKKYGPVMLLKLGKVPTVIVSTSETARQALKIHDLHCCSRPGLAGPRDLSYNYLDIAFSPYDDYWKELRKLAAQELFSTKQVHSIQPIKEEEVKKLIDSITESASLKTPINLNKTCLALTVSVICKAAFSVSFEGTVLNSDSFNKLVREALEMLGSFSASDFIPCFGRIIDWFTGLQGRREKSVRDLDAFYEQMIDLHKQEKKQGSEDFVDLLLKLEKEEAVLGNDKLTRNHIKAILMNVLLAGIDTSAITMTWAMTELARNPRVMKKVQSEIRNHMGSRSTITLDDTDHFKYLKMVIKETWRLHPTTPILLPREVMSEFEINGYTIPVKTRLHVNVWAIGRDPDTWKDPEVFLPERFVDSDIDAKGQHFELLPFGGGRRICPAIYMGTTMVEFGLANMLHRFDWELPEGMKVEDIDIEEAPGLTVNKKNELLLVPVAVKYIDH; encoded by the exons ATGGTTGACATTTCGCTTGTCTCACTTCTGTCCCTCATCTTTCTTCTTCTCGCCGCCATCAAATACAAGAACCGGCGGCTTCATCAACGGAGACCACCGTCTCCTCCTGGCTTTCCTATCATAGGTAACTTGCACCAGATTGGAGAGTTACCACATCTGTCTCTATGGAGGCTCTCAAAGAAGTATGGTCCTGTCATGCTTCTGAAGCTTGGAAAAGTCCCAACAGTCATAGTTTCCACCTCTGAAACAGCAAGACAAGCTCTGAAAATCCATGACCTCCACTGTTGTAGCCGCCCAGGCTTGGCAG GGCCAAGAGACCTCTCTTACAACTATCTGGACATTGCTTTCTCACCCTATGATGATTACTGGAAAGAACTAAGAAAGCTCGCTGCTCAGGAACTTTTCAGTACTAAACAAGTTCACTCGATCCAGCCCATAAAGGAAGAGGAGGTCAAGAAGCTGATTGATTCAATCACTGAATCAGCTTCTCTGAAAACTCCTATCAACTTGAACAAGACGTGTCTTGCTTTGACTGTGAGCGTAATATGCAAGGCAGCATTTAGTGTGAGCTTTGAAGGAACTGTACTCAACAGTGATAGTTTCAATAAGTTAGTCCGTGAGGCACTTGAGATGTTGGGAAGCTTTTCAGCCTCAGACTTCATACCGTGTTTCGGACGGATCATCGACTGGTTCACAGGTCTGCAAGGGCGTAGAGAGAAGAGCGTGAGAGATCTCGATGCGTTCTATGAACAAATGATTGATTTGCACAAACAGGAAAAGAAACAAGGGAGTGAAGACTTCGTGGATCTGTTACTGAAGTTAGAGAAGGAAGAAGCTGTTCTTGGAAATGACAAGCTCACAAGAAACCATATCAAAGCAATCTTGATG AACGTTCTTCTAGCGGGGATAGATACTTCTGCAATAACCATGACATGGGCAATGACAGAGCTCGCTAGGAACCCACGTGTGATGAAGAAAGTCCAATCTGAAATCAGAAACCACATGGGGAGCAGGTCAACGATCACCTTAGACGACACTGATCACTTCAAGTACCTGAAAATGGTGATCAAAGAAACTTGGAGGCTACATCCTACAACACCAATACTACTCCCAAGAGAAGTAATGTCTGAGTTTGAGATCAACGGTTACACGATTCCAGTAAAGACACGGCTTCATGTGAATGTCTGGGCTATAGGGCGTGATCCTGATACTTGGAAAGACCCTGAAGTGTTTCTCCCGGAGAGGTTTGTTGATAGTGACATTGATGCAAAAGGACAGCACTTTGAGCTATTACCGTTTGGGGGTGGAAGGAGAATTTGTCCTGCAATTTACATGGGGACAACGATGGTGGAGTTTGGTCTTGCTAATATGTTGCATCGTTTTGACTGGGAGTTACCAGAAGGCATGAAGGTCGAAGATATCGACATCGAAGAAGCTCCGGGTCTCACGGTCAACAAGAAAAACGAGCTTCTACTTGTGCCCGTGGCTGTGAAATATATAGATCACTAG
- the LOC106327716 gene encoding cytochrome P450 71B23-like: MSTFIYFFWLLLLLLVTITFTKRFQTSKINLPPGPQKLPIIGNLHNLDGLLHICLQKLSKTYGPVMKLHFGFVPIVIVSSNKAAEEVLKTHDLDCCSRPETIATKKISYNFKDIGFAPYGEEWRALRKLAVIELFSLKKLNSFRYIREEENDLLVKKLSEASQKQSPVNLKKALFTLVASIICRLAFGQNLHESEFIDEDGMEELASRSEKLQAKFAFSNFFPGGWIVDRITGQSKSLEGLFSELDDFFNQVLDDHLKPGRSVLESPDVVDVMIDMMNKQGGDGSFKLTTDHIKGIISDIFLAGVNTSATTILWAMTELMRNPSVMKKVQDEVRTVLGESRQRITEEDLNQLNYFKLVIKETFRLHPTAPLLLPRETMSPIKVRGYDIPKKTQIMINVYAIARDPKLWENPDEFKPERFSDISVDYRGLNFELLPFGSGRRICPGMTMGIAMVELGLLNLLYFFDWVLPEGTTVKDIDMEEEGAVIISKKAPLELVPICPR, from the exons ATGTCTACTTTCATCTACTTCTTCTGGCTTTTGCTACTTCTCTTAGTAACAATAACCTTCACTAAAAGGTTCCAAACCTCAAAAATAAACCTTCCTCCGGGCCCACAAAAGCTTCCGATCATCGGGAACTTACACAACCTTGACGGGTTACTACACATATGTCTCCAAAAGCTCTCCAAAACCTACGGACCAGTGATGAAACTCCACTTCGGTTTTGTCCCTATTGTCATAGTCTCTTCAAACAAAGCAGCGGAAGAAGTTCTCAAAACCCATGACCTAGATTGTTGCAGCCGACCAGAAACCATAGCGACGAAGAAAATCTCTTACAACTTCAAAGACATCGGGTTCGCTCCTTACGGTGAAGAGTGGAGGGCGTTGAGGAAGCTCGCTGTGATCGAGTTATTCAGCTTGAAAAAGCTCAACTCTTTTAGGTATATAAGAGAAGAAGAGAATGACTTGCTGGTCAAGAAACTCTCTGAAGCTTCTCAAAAACAATCTCCTGTGAATCTGAAGAAAGCCCTTTTCACTTTAGTCGCTAGTATCATCTGTAGACTCGCCTTTGGTCAAAATCTTCACGAATCCGAGTTCATCGATGAAGATGGTATGGAGGAACTAGCGTCTAGGTCAGAGAAGCTTCAGGCCAAATTCGCTTTCTCTAATTTCTTCCCTGGAGGTTGGATTGTTGATAGAATCACCGGTCAAAGCAAGAGCTTAGAAGGACTCTTCTCAGAGCTCGATGATTTCTTTAACCAAGTGCTCGATGATCACTTAAAGCCAGGAAGAAGTGTGTTAGAGAGTCCAGATGTTGTGGATGTGATGATTGATATGATGAATAAACAAGGTGGAGATGGTTCTTTTAAGCTCACTACTGATCATATCAAAGGAATTATCTCT GATATATTTCTGGCCGGAGTAAACACAAGTGCGACGACCATACTTTGGGCAATGACCGAGCTAATGAGAAACCCAAGTGTGATGAAGAAAGTACAAGATGAGGTTAGGACGGTACTTGGTGAATCAAGACAGAGAATCACAGAAGAAGATCTTAACCAACTTAACTACTTCAAGCTTGTAATAAAAGAGACATTCAGATTACACCCGACAGCTCCACTTTTATTACCAAGAGAGACCATGTCACCAATCAAGGTCCGAGGCTACGACATTCCCAAAAAAACACAGATCATGATCAACGTTTACGCGATAGCACGCGATCCAAAACTTTGGGAGAATCCTGATGAGTTTAAACCTGAAAGATTTAGTGATATTTCTGTTGATTACAGAGGATTGAACTTTGAGCTTTTGCCGTTTGGCTCTGGTCGAAGGATTTGTCCAGGTATGACAATGGGCATCGCGATGGTCGAGTTAGGATTGTTGAATTTGCTTTACTTCTTTGATTGGGTATTGCCTGAAGGGACAACAGTGAAAGATATCGATATGGAAGAAGAAGGTGCGGTTATTATTAGCAAGAAAGCTCCTCTTGAACTTGTGCCAATTTGTCCCCGTTGA
- the LOC106327483 gene encoding cytochrome P450 71B3-like — MSTVLYIFAFLLLPALFTLIFVKRTKDSTQNLPPSPPQLPIIGNLHQLQGLFHRCLHDLSKKHGPVLLLHLGSLKIVVISSSEAAEEALKTHDLECCTRPKTHATSTFSRNGRDICFAPYGEVWRQLRKLSVLNFFSAKKVRSFRYIREEENDLLVTKLKELAQKKSPVDLSQEIYCVAGSIIFRSAFAQRFYENKHVDKEKIKEFMFELQKLGSISSSDLFPGGLGWFMDFMSGRHRRLHKLFGEVDTFLNHIIDDHLKNPEEKTNQDRPDIVDSLLNTMLKEEQDESFKLTIDHLKGIIQNIYLAGVDTSAITMIWAMAELVRNPRVMKKAQEEIRTCIRVKQNEKIDEEDVDKLQYLKLVIKETLRLHPAAPLLLPRETMSQIKIQGYNIPPKTFLVVNTWSIGRDPKHWEDPEEFIPERFIDSPADYKGQSFEMLPFGSGRRMCPGMASAIATIELGLLNLLYYFDWELPEEGTVVDMEEDGNITVVKKVPLELLPILHH, encoded by the exons ATGTCTACTGTTCTATATATCTTTGCGTTTCTGCTTCTTCCCGCTCTTTTCACGTTAATATTCGTGAAGAGAACCAAAGACTCGACACAAAATCTTCCTCCTAGCCCACCTCAGCTTCCTATCATCGGCAACCTACACCAGCTTCAAGGATTGTTTCACAGATGTCTTCATGATCTCTCCAAGAAACATGGACCCGTGTTGCTTCTTCATCTTGGCTCTCTCAAGATAGTTGTAATCTCATCGAGCGAAGCAGCTGAAGAAGCTCTCAAAACACATGATCTTGAGTGTTGCACAAGACCGAAGACTCACGCCACATCGACGTTCTCGCGTAACGGTAGAGACATTTGCTTTGCGCCATATGGTGAGGTTTGGAGACAGTTACGCAAGCTTTCTGTTCTAAACTTTTTCAGCGCGAAGAAGGTTCGATCTTTTAGGTACATCAGAGAGGAAGAGAATGACTTGTTGGTCACGAAACTGAAGGAGTTAGCTCAAAAGAAGTCTCCAGTGGATTTGAGCCAAGAAATTTACTGTGTAGCTGGAAGTATCATATTCAGATCTGCCTTTGCACAGCGTTTCTACGAGAACAAGCATGTTGATAAGGAAAAGATCAAAGAGTTCATGTTTGAGCTCCAGAAACTTGGGTCTATTAGTAGCTCAGATCTTTTCCCTGGTGGTTTGGGATGGTTTATGGACTTTATGTCAGGGAGACATAGGAGACTTCACAAACTTTTTGGTGAGGTTGATACTTTTCTGAATCATATAATTGATGATCACTTGAAGAACCCTGAAGAAAAAACAAATCAAGATCGCCCTGATATAGTTGACTCGCTCTTAAATACTATGCTTAAAGAAGAACAAGATGAATCTTTCAAGCTCACCATTGATCATCTTAAAGGAATCATCCAA AATATATATCTTGCTGGAGTAGACACAAGTGCCATCACCATGATTTGGGCAATGGCAGAGCTCGTTAGAAACCCACGAGTGATGAAAAAAGCTCAAGAAGAGATCCGAACATGCATCAGAGTCAAACAAAATGAGAAAATCGATGAAGAAGATGTCGATAAGCTTCAGTACTTGAAGCTTGTGATCAAAGAAACGCTAAGACTGCACCCAGCAGCTCCTCTGTTACTCCCAAGAGAAACAATGAGCCAAATCAAGATTCAAGGCTACAACATTCCTCCAAAAACCTTTCTAGTGGTTAACACTTGGTCGATAGGACGAGATCCTAAACACTGGGAAGATCCAGAAGAGTTTATCCCTGAGAGGTTTATAGATTCTCCTGCGGATTATAAAGGACAAAGCTTTGAGATGTTACCATTTGGTTCTGGACGGAGGATGTGCCCTGGAATGGCTTCAGCGATTGCTACCATTGAGTTGGGACTCTTGAATTTGCTTTACTACTTTGATTGGGAATTGCCTGAGGAGGGGACAGTTGTGGACATGGAAGAAGATGGTAATATTACCGTTGTTAAGAAAGTTCCTCTTGAGCTTCTTCCAATTCTTCATCACTAA
- the LOC106324347 gene encoding cytochrome P450 71B4-like yields MSIILCFFLFLLLPALFSLIFVKDIKSSKQNLPPSPPQLPIIGNLHQLRGLFHRCLHHLLKKHGPLILLRLGVLRMVVISSSEAAEEVLKTHDTECCTRPVTMASTVFSRNGNDIGFGEYGEAWRELRKLAVREFFSVTKVRSFRYVREEECDLMVKQLRELALKQSPVDLSKTLFCLTASIVFRSALGQSFLENKHIDKEGIEELMLEAHSNMSFNLTDMFPTAGLGWFMDFVSGQRKRLHDVFTEVDTFLNHIIDDHQSKNFTQDRPDFIDYLLEMIPKQEENESFKLTIDHLKGIIQGIYLAGVDTSSITMIWTMAELVRNPRVMKKVQDEIHSCIGIKHKERITEEDLDKLQYLKLVVQESLRLHPPVPLLLPRETMSQIKIQGYDIPPKTILVVNAWSIGRDPKHWKDPEEFVPERFITTRKHTEFRRIF; encoded by the exons ATGTCGATTATTTTGTGTTTCTTTTTGTTTCTTCTTCTCCCCGCTCTTTTCTCGTTAATATTCGTGAAGGATATCAAATCCTCGAAACAAAATCTTCCTCCAAGCCCACCACAGCTTCCTATCATCGGAAACCTACACCAGCTTCGAGGGTTGTTTCACAGATGTCTTCATCATCTCTTGAAGAAACATGGACCTTTGATACTACTCCGTCTAGGGGTTCTTAGAATGGTCGTGATCTCATCGAGTGAAGCAGCTGAAGAAGTTCTTAAAACCCATGACACTGAGTGTTGTACAAGACCCGTCACTATGGCCTCAACCGTTTTCTCGCGTAACGGTAATGACATCGGCTTTGGGGAATACGGTGAGGCATGGAGAGAGCTGCGTAAGCTCGCGGTTCGTGAGTTTTTCAGCGTGACAAAGGTTCGATCTTTCAGGTACGTTAGAGAGGAAGAGTGTGACTTGATGGTCAAGCAACTGAGAGAATTGGCTTTGAAGCAATCCCCTGTGGATTTGAGCAAAACCCTTTTTTGCTTAACTGCTAGTATCGTCTTCAGATCTGCCTTGGGGCAGAGTTTCTTGGAGAACAAGCATATCGATAAGGAAGGGATCGAAGAACTGATGCTTGAAGCTCACAGTAACATGTCTTTCAATTTAACTGATATGTTCCCCACTGCTGGTCTTGGATGGTTCATGGACTTTGTATCAGGGCAACGTAAGAGACTTCATGATGTTTTCACGGAGGTTGATACTTTTCTAAATCATATAATAGATGATCATCAATCCAAGAACTTCACACAAGATCGTCCTGATTTCATCGACTACCTCTTAGAAATGATACCGAAACAAGAAGAAAATGAATCTTTCAAGCTCACCATTGATCATCTCAAAGGAATCATCCAA GGCATATATCTTGCTGGAGTAGACACAAGCTCCATCACCATGATTTGGACGATGGCAGAGCTCGTTAGAAACCCTAGAGTGATGAAAAAGGTACAAGATGAGATCCATAGTTGCATTGGAATCAAACACAAGGAGAGAATCACTGAAGAGGATCTTGATAAGCTTCAATACTTGAAGCTTGTGGTGCAAGAAAGCTTAAGACTACACCCACCAGTTCCTCTATTACTCCCCAGAGAAACAATGAGTCAAATCAAGATTCAAGGCTATGACATTCCACCAAAAACCATTCTAGTGGTGAATGCTTGGTCGATAGGTAGGGATCCTAAACACTGGAAAGATCCAGAAGAGTTTGTCCCGGAGAGGTTTATCACTACAAGAAAACACACCGAATTCCGACGGATCTTC